The DNA region GCACGGGCGACCCCCCATCAGAGCCATCGGATGGTTGACCGAATCTGCTCTCTGCTTTTCAATGATGTCACTTCCCTGAAAAGCTTCGATTCACTACAGGCTGCGGTGACATAATAGCGGACGCAGATGAGGAGGGTCCGGCAGGGTAATGGGGGAAgtggcaccagcagcagcacgCAGTGGTGTGGTGGAGGTGTACAAACGTGGGCATGTGTATCGGAACATCCGTGGTATGACTGGCATCACTTCCCGTGGTTCTCCGTCTAAAACCCCTAATGCCCCCACTAGGATCCAACCCATGTTCTCTGTCACCCCAAACTCGACACCTGTGTCCCAACTTCCCCGAAACAGGCACCTCAACCACCACAGCAACATCCAGTTGGGagtggagtgggtgggactacATGGGTGGAGGGAAGAAATGGCAAGTCCAGAAGGAGTAGACGATGCAGACATGCAGGGGCTCTGGCACATGTTGCCTTCCACAGGAGACGACTCTCCTGCATTGCCTCGATCACAACAACCTTCAATGACTGCACTGGTTCCACTTATCCCAATCGCACTACCCCCACAGTAGCCACCTCCCATTAGCTCCAAGGACCATGGACAGAAATATACCCCCAGGTAAAGGTCTTGGGGACTCAGTAAGATTCCAGTATGTAGGAGGGGCGGGTAGGTAAGTCGATCGACCAAGCCCCCGCTTCCTCACGCCCGCCATCCAGCATCACCTGGGAGAGAAGGAGCCAATGAGTGACGAGGGCTACTGGGACACGCCCTCCTGCAAACTCCCACAGCCACGCCAGATGACAGCAGGCTCCAGCAGAACAAGAAGACGGCCCTTACACGTGACAGCTGCTCCGGGGACCACCTCTACGACCTCTTACACTGATCCAGAGGAAGACGGAGGTGAAAATCTGACCAATAGCCCTTCTCCATACACCGAATACAAAATGAGCCCCAATTCCCCAATGAGTCCACCgtctcttcttcttcatcatccTTCAGATCACTGAAAGGCAGCACAAGCCTTCCCCGAGAATCTAAAATCCCAATAAGCGCATGTAagaacccacctcctcactctGCAAGCCAATCAGCTCTGTCCTCTGTTCTAAAGCCTGAATCCCCTCCACCAAAAAGCCAAGCACCTCCTCCCACTCGCACCAGGATCCCAATATCTAAGGTGCCGGTTCGCAGGACTGGAAACCAACCAACTAAAGGAACTGCTCACAAGAAGTAGCCAAACAGGTGATTGTGTCCTGACATTTGGACTTCAGCACACAAAGTGCTGTGTACACAGAGCTCAAAGGAAAAAATGTGAAGCTGTCGAGTAAACAGCTTTCAAATTCCTCCTAAATCTCAAAAGCtcattttgtatgcttttctttttttacttgtgaCATACTTACAAAGAATGAGCAGTTTTGTTCACATGAGAAAAATCATAGAGAGACTCTAAAAAGCAGGGTTAACCTTTTGCAACCCTCTAACTGGAACTTTTAAACTTCAATATTGACAATCCATAAACTGGGAAAAACCTACACTGGCCTTGACAATTTGGAAGCTGGTGAAAAAAACCATCTGAGTACATTTTTTATCAATCCGTCAAGACATAATTTGTTTAAAAGTCTCTAATTCctctctattattattattatattattattattattattatattaatttttttgcgtttttaaattattattattattattcaatgtCAAAAGATGACAATGTACTATATTTTTCTGATCTTTAAGCCAAAGTTATTTGCCCACTACCATCCCGATCATCTGTCCTCTCTTAAAAAATCATCTTTTCTCGACCACACTCTAATTTAAAAGCTGCACATGCAAATACGTGAATGAAACGACCATATTTTTGGACAACATTGTTTCTTGCTTTGAAATGACAAGCTGTACTTTACAAATCCTCACAATGCATCAAGTGACTTCccacatttttcactttttaaagactggattatttgttttttgttttgtttttccttgaACTGTATCTGTTTTGCCTGCTGCATTTGGATACCATTGGGATATCTGTCTACGTCACTGGAAAAGTCAAATACATTGTCCATCTCTGGGATTTACAATTCTACAAAGCCTGCAAAACTATTGCAATACCACTCAGAAAGACCTTGTTACACTGATGCTTCAGTACTTTTAACACACGTCgtactgtacatacagtacgaaacacacacaaatctcTCACTAACTCTCTGCATGCAGTGCCGCACATCCAAGGCACAAAAGGTCAGGGAACAAATCCTCTAATGCTGAAGAATCTCACACTCAAACACTGTTAAACATGTGGCATCCTCTTTGTAGCTACACtagacacaaaaaatactttaGTCTTAACTGGATTTTATTTGGTTTCCAAAGGCTCATCATTATTCCTAAATTGTTCTGCATATTTTAAACTGTGACAACACCAGCTTTacaagtattttttattctgtttattcCTTCCTACTGTCCTATACTGTTGATGTGGGTGAGGGACAAGAAGCCAGAATGTTACGCAAAGACCCATCATGGCATTGGTACCAAGTCATTTCAGGgacatcaacaacaaaaaaaaaaaaaaaaaaaaaacacagtacgagtctgggttggggtcaattacatctttaaattacaattacttctacagttatccatattcaattacaactcaattacgattacgttgaccgtcattttttccaaatagaattaaaatttcaattatgttacttcttgtgttagcttcctgttagcatctcttatgataacaggtcagtttgacccatgtcttaaatcagctgtaaaatacattaaaaaacctctaattagtttttttttttttttcgcttggttaccttgttaggcttcctaatcaatgaaaatattggtattattatttttgatgtgagtgtctgagccttttttctgtctgtatacccctagattaaaaaagtaaatacattGGTAAACGctaaaatgatcctcaaaacAATTCACATgcaaagttgatatgaaacgtaataattgttaactacgtatgcgTAAGCCATAgaattgtaacatggttcaccagttttgCGTTTATCTAAATTGTAAATTACAGTTCTGTATGGAATTTCcattccaattccaattataattgatcccaacccaaCGAGTCAACTTGCAGGAACCACCGCAGCTGTCTGTGAATTTGAATGTAGCTTTATGTCATTACTGACCATTTGTTTGCTTATATTCTTGTGCATCTCTCCTATTCAGTGCCCCCCTTTTTGTGGGGGCAAAACATATAATAGGCTTTACTGTTTTCCCAAGTCCCCAATGCTGTATTCTTAAGACGCACTGTTAAACAGTGTGTGTTGTGTAGTCATGCAAAGCTCCACTTGTTTCTAACACGAGGGGTGTTTTCAACCCTTTGTTTGTTACACGACTCGAGGAAGCTGATAATTCCCTGATTTTATGGAGTTTTttatagcaaaaaaataaataatgccaGTTTTATCTTAGTACTGCAAACGGTACCAGGGTCATTTGAggtcacacgtgtcaaactcaaggcccgggggccaaatctggccctttagagcatccaagtTGGCCCAcagcagaaataaaaaagtcagaaaaaccatgaatcattgtgtaaattattatcactaattcagttgtagatgttACAGGTATAGATATACtaatatcacatgatggaagtcattttaaatctgaaattgttcaaagaagtctttttttttctccaaaatcctgcaacttttttcaaattatttaacAGAATTtcccccaaattacataaaaattggccacaaaatcaaaaaaattgaaagtgaaaatcctgcaggAACTAATATCTGTCCATTATTGATTtaatattatcagtgccgtacatatttgatcatttattcgtggaagtgcaaactcgaGCACAGTAAtgattcaattacaaatattcccacctaaaatctgcggcccacttaagatgAACTGTTCCGTattcggcccctgaactaaaatgagtttgacacccttgttCTAGGTCATGATAGTTTTCCTTTTTGTTCACAGTGATGGTCGCTGTGGGAGCTGCGCAGCGCAGACGTAACATTAACATGTTCGATTAAAGCTTTTTAATGTTGGACTCATTTAACACTTGTTCATTGACTTAATTAAACGTCTTTCTTTCAGGAGACTATATTTTATTGGGTTAATGTGATTGAAAACCTTCGGGTGCTTGAAAAATCCTAGTTTTTGTCTAATTTCGGAGAGAAAAGCCATATTTTAACCAGTCAAAATGCTAAAATCGAAGAGTAGTCACAAATCATAAATGAGGGTAATGTTCAAACAGGACATCCTTTTCATTCTTATTTCCGTGATGTGTGCGCGTATAGTGTCTGTTTTACCACTTCCTCCTGCTCTTGATCTGTTGCTAcaaccattgtttttttttgcagactTTCCCTTTTCTGTCAGAGAGTAAATCTGACTCTTTCCTTCCTTTTTTCTGCACAAAGAAGGACATGTTTtaccaatgttttttttctgtttactcACTCTACATCTTTAATGAATAAAACTGGATTTTGCGTTGATTAAGTTATAGCTTCTGACTCTTTGTAACTTTATTTACCCAAAAATCCAAGGCGGTTTGTGCAATGTGTTACTATggctgagtattttttttttctgcactcATGTGTTCCATCCCCCACATCCTGGTGCTTGAATCCCCCAAGGACCATCTCTGAGAAAGAGAGGCACTCCTCCTGCTGTTGTTGTGCAGTGTGTAGCACTCCAGTCATGGATGGAGGTCACCACTTCAGTCTGGGATAGATTATCTATACCTTTTATTGACTTCTTTGTTGACTGCCAGGTGAATGTGTCATTGCCTGCTGTTGCTTTTCAGGAGGGAACGAGAAAGACGGACTACAATGTCAGACTTTGGTTATTTGGAGTTGTTAAAAGTGCCTTGTGTAGTGAATTTGGTGCAGTGAGAATCCCCTTTGTAACAGTGcagcaacccccccccccccccccccccccccaccaccccaccGACCTCCCTGTGTACACACCTCCCTCACTCTGTCATTGCACACTGCGGTTTATGTAAAAGCCTTATGTAAGAGTGTGCCAGCCTCGCCTGTACCAGCCCACATCAAAAGCTGGAGATGCTGACAGTAAAAAAGATCTGCGTGCTacagcgcgtgtgtgtgtgtatatgtgtgtgagtgtgtgtgtgtgcgtcaacTGGATCACATCATTATTCCGATACTGAAGTGCTGTCTGTGTGTTAATTCCTGTTTTTTGCACATCTGCAGTTGTTTTAATGCCTAAATGTCACGTAATCAAACAACAGGGAGGTTTTTGGGTTATTTTGATTTGCAGAAATAGGAAAAGAGTAGGAGTGTGTTTTGCCTGGCACCTGGCGATACGACTCGTaacccgatacataggtcacgatacaatatatcccgatattaaagtacaaggcgattattgtgattttttgtttttatatatgacttaagaaacaactaatctgtaaatgtgtacaccttcatgagaacattatgtatgaaatacatgtaattggcatattttacactaaaaacattggctttaacatgccatgtaccaacaattaaaataaaaaaataacatacaatctgcctgtggcttttaaaccaactttgactttagtgcaacttaactgaggtgtatgccttgaacaacaaataaatgcagaacgttagttctttctttttagattttattgaaaaaacacaagccagTCAACATGTTCAGGTTTCAGCTGGTACAATGTATCCTGCAGtggactttcctggttaaataaaggttaaaaaacatttaacatattGCGTAACGTTTGTCTGGCTTCATCAACATGAAGTGGAGCTTGAATTTACCAAGGGTGCTGCTCTTTGGTGGGATTATTATCAATGCTACATCCTAGCTAAGCCTTCACATGCGGAGTTTGTCTGTTCTCTAAGGTTAAAAAAATGACCAAGtggctaaaaaaaagaaaaaaaatggtataaacaaaatgagaagGAATAAACAGGAGCTACAAGTGTCAacaaaaatggttaaagtgtGTATGATGAATCAAactgataaaaataaaagagaaagacAGTTGTGTTGAAAAAATTagtgtgaaatgtgtgaaaaattaaaataatctcTTCTGTTTAAATGAATGAAGTCCTTTAATTAATTTGATTTCTATAAATTAATGTTGATTCTTGCTTTCTATTGAAATCAAATTTAGTTCCTACAGTCTCTATAGCAGGGATGGGCACAgtcggggccacaaaaatgtgattgcctAATCCTAGGGCCACATTTTTaacgttcatgtcagcattaagaaTTAGAATAAAGAACAATccaagcattaacacaggaaagaacaaagggttttgtctttgtttaactttttatggtgtatttttgtgagtttttagtcattttgtgtatttttctgtcatttgggaAATTtcttgcagtcattttgtgtgtttttgaagtcaatatgtgcatttatgtgtgtttgtgtgtcatttttatgagtcattttctgtatttttgtgcaatttctttatttttgaagtcattgtgtGCCTTTTGTaatgattttgtgtgttcttgtaatcattcagtgtgttttaggtgtcattttatgtattcttctgtcattttatgtatttttgtgtgattctttgtttttaaattcatttattgatattttttgtttaattaattcttttgttgttttgcataattttgttggcattttgcttgtctttgtgtgtttttttgagtcattttgtgtaatttggggaatttttgctgtcattttgtgtctttaagTCATTATGTGCGttcttgtgtattcttctgtcattttctgaatttttgtgcaatttgtttgtttgtaaagtagttttctgatttgttttcgtttagtttatttttctgttgttttgtaaaattatgttggcattttgcatgtctttgttgtctttttgtgtatttttctgttatttgagGAATTTTTACagtccttttgtatgtttttaagtcATGCATCCATATCACCTTTAACAATAGTAATGAGAGTAATGTAAATAAGCTATTGTCTGACACTAAGCTAAGTGCTCTGATTGTTTCACACTTTGAAatgtctttttcattttttgtctaACCGGTTCTGCTTTTATTATGAAAGGCACAAGCATTCATAAGGTACCACAAATATTTATTAGTTActagattttgtgtattcttgtagtcattcagtgtgttttaggtggcattttctgtatttttgtgtgatttctttgtttttaaagtcgttttctgaatccttttttttgtttagtttatttttctgttgttttgtataattctgtTGGCATTTTGCATGTCTTTGCTGTCATTTGGGGAATTTTTtgcaatcattttgtgtgtttttttaagtcattatgGGTGCtttacgagtcattttgtgtgctttatgagtcatttttgtggatttctgtgtgatttgtttgtttttggagtcattttcggatcttgtttttgtttagttaatttttctgttgttttgtataattctgtTGGCATTTTGCATgtctctgttgtcattttgtgtatttttctgtcattttgggaattcTTGCAGTCATTATATGCGtttttgttatgattttgtgcattttatgagtcattgtgtctattcttctgtcattttctgtatttttgtgcgatttgttgatttttaaagtcattttaagattttttttttgttttgttcatttttctgttgttttgtataatttagtTGGCATTTGTCATGTCTTTGTTAtgattgttgtgtgtttttgaagttattttctgtattttcttagAATTCATGTTCCTTCCAAGCttgtgaattacattttttgggggggccGCATGTGGTGTCAgctgcccatgtctgctttgtAGTGTTAGAGGGCAATAATCACTACAACTCAAGCTTTATAATAAACAAGCAATTCTGATGTAAAATTGGCACAAGAAGCAAAATGAAGGTGACGCTGGGAGTTTCTTGATAGCTTGGGTTTCCTGGGCTGATGAAGCACATTCAGAAAGCGGTACCCCACATTCCTGCACGGCAAGCCTCTCCACAGGCGTTCCCATAGTAACCCCACTAGGTCAGCCAATAGGAAAAGGGGGCTGGgcacggaggaggaggaggatgggaGTGTGTTCCTGACACAGTGGGAGACATGATTGGAGTTGAACTGGTGCAGTGAATCATTGATACAAATGAGCACATGCACTAACCCAAATACACACATGCAAATGGTATGTCGTCATGCATGCTGAATGGAGAGCATTTGCCTGTGTAAACATGCCCAACCCCTCCTAATCACTCTTTTCATAGTGAATagatacaatatttattttggcagtGACTTAGTTCCAGCCCTTTGTTCTGCTTCACCGGTTTCACATTCTTTTCTGTGACTTCAAAGCTTTGCCAATGCTCAACAGTCACCACTCAAATAATAGAGAACAAAGGTTTGTCTGTCGGGGAGGATTCATTGCATTGCTCCTACAAGTAAATTAACTTCAAATTAacttatttcacattttgtttttatttaactggGAAAACAGATCAATCCAGGCCGGAACCAAAAACTAGATTCAGCCAAGCAACACACAGCTAATTTTAACAACAAGGTAATAAAATTCAAATTGAATTCTTCTTTTGAATAATGCCATTGTTGCAACAAACTGCTGCTTTCCTCACGTCACCTTTCACACCATGAGAGTAATGCAATCAAGTATATTTACCAGTGTGTTTAAATTGAGTAGTCAATCACTCTTTTATGACTTTTATTACAACTggggtcacaaaaatgtgtttgcctaatccaagggccacaatatcaacattcatgcattcaccatttagaataaagaaCAATATGAGCAAtagtacaggaaagaacaaagccTTTCTGTCATTTGGgaacttttttgcatgtttttttaagccattgtgtgtgtgtgtttttgttgttattttgtgtattctgtaaatgtatatatttgttttgaaaGGTACAGGCATTCATAAGGTATcacaaatatttgtgtgtttttgaagtaagtCATCAATCACTCAGttcatgtaatttaatttatttcacatttgtaCTGGCAAGATGtcacagcaacacattttcacATAAGTAGTTGTGCCACAGTCATACAAAACACTGCCTTTGTATCAAAAGAAATAGTTTAATGATGAAGCGTTTGTCActgaaaatataaatctaagtCTTTCGCTTCTTGTGTCTGTGATGAGTCAAAATTTGTATGACAATATATATGTACAACAGCTTTTGATTACACGCCAAGTGAAACGGCAAATATTGACAATAATGTCTGTACAGGTTTAATATTGTTCAAGTCCCACAACTGCAAATTTACAATGTGCATATAAAATCTTTGTGATTGCTTGTAGATACACATCCATCTGTAAAATGTACACGACAGTAGCTTCGGCAACAAACACACTCAATTCCCACAACatatgaaaatataaacattGACCTGAGAAATCACTTGTGATAGCTAAAGTCTTggttccttgttttttttttttttttttttttaataaatttttgcTTTACATGTTTCACAATTTGCGTTTGACCCATGATACctgtattgaaaaaaaaataaaaattagaacCTCTTTACTTCATATTCAGGAAGTTTATATTAACTGTTATACACAACTTCAACACATGCACACTTCATATAGTTTCATCACCAACACACAGAGAAAAGGCACTAGATTTTCACccttaaaaacaccaaaacgcAGATGAATAATAATAGAACAATAGAAATAATAGAACCCGTCCGCTCAGCTAACAGATAGATAACCTACGCTGCTAGCTAAGCCCATGTGGCAAAGCTAATAGAACCCATCAGCTCAGCTAACAGATAGATAACCTACGCTGCTAGCTAAGCCCATGTGGCAAAGCTAAGACCCATTTTCTAATCTACAAATTGACAG from Gouania willdenowi chromosome 20, fGouWil2.1, whole genome shotgun sequence includes:
- the amer2 gene encoding LOW QUALITY PROTEIN: APC membrane recruitment protein 2 (The sequence of the model RefSeq protein was modified relative to this genomic sequence to represent the inferred CDS: inserted 7 bases in 6 codons; deleted 15 bases in 13 codons; substituted 1 base at 1 genomic stop codon) gives rise to the protein MEVQSECVEPPVVSQCDPQPTGRINKAAFKLFGKRRTGSGMASFFSFRNKAAXENSENGNSLNGSTSLASVELVRSKTHDGLIGSNNDADAQRQEGLAALESGPVRSLSKSLSFFSFLRRGSFRSNEHRGAGLVRRGGGLKGFFSSMRWRRKEKTNEGDGELESKKEESETSDSDKVKDITLTLQPPLHHQEEYENAEAAATNVPADASRTTCVTMSPPHCVAISGHSCEPDSVFSYTPTDSPLRPPIQKAKASISSLTPSLATPPLDASSTGDPPSEPSMVDRICSLLFNDVTSLKSFDSXTGCGDIIADADEEGPAGNGGSGTSSSTQWCGGGVQTWACVRNIRGMTGITSRGSPSKTPNAPTRIQPMFSVTPNSTPVSQLPRXQAPQPPQQHPVGSGVVGLHGWREEMASPEGVDDADMQGLWHMLPSTGDDSPALPRSQQPSMTAXGSTYPNRTTPTXSHLPLAPRTMDRNIPPGKGLGLSKIPVCRRGGXVSRSTKPPLPHARHPASPGEKEPMSDEGYWDTPSCTPTATPDDSRLQQNKKTALTRDSCSGDHLYDLYTDPEEDGGENLTNSPSPYTEYKMSPNSPMSPPXSSSSSSFRSLKGSTSLPRESKIPISACKNPPPHSASQSALSSVLKPESPPPKSQAPPPTRTRIPISKVPVRRTGNQPTKGTAHKK